A window of the Cicer arietinum cultivar CDC Frontier isolate Library 1 chromosome 6, Cicar.CDCFrontier_v2.0, whole genome shotgun sequence genome harbors these coding sequences:
- the LOC101491152 gene encoding uncharacterized protein, protein MGNCSFKETTGECHHSIRVLTDSGSVLQFKGPKTVSQVLQNHTGYGVFRQGNASSPLPEQENLSYGILYYLLPLKEAKNNRKTSCNDGVSEQELLRSDHAELKGENDERLKNSGRVAACDYVENLSNGSALEVLPSAKNGVWKVKLVIDTRQLEEILSEQVNTEALIEKMRIAATAYSTSSPTKSRIASTWKVGWKPTTFFNAFLAHVNSGKFTKSIVSATEGSN, encoded by the coding sequence atggGAAATTGTTCATTCAAGGAAACTACTGGAGAATGTCACCACTCTATCAGAGTTCTAACTGACAGTGGTTCTGTTTTACAATTCAAAGGTCCAAAAACAGTTTCTCAAGTCCTCCAAAATCACACCGGCTACGGTGTTTTCCGACAAGGAAATGCGTCGTCCCCGTTACCAGAGCAAGAGAACTTAAGCTATGGTATTCTCTATTATCTTCTTCCCTTGAAGGAGGCGAAAAATAACCGAAAAACTAGCTGCAACGATGGAGTTTCAGAACAAGAGCTGCTTCGAAGTGATCATGCAGAGTTGAAGGGAGAGAATGATGAGAGATTAAAGAACTCAGGGCGCGTTGCAGCATGTGATTACGTGGAGAATCTGTCGAATGGTTCAGCTCTTGAAGTGCTGCCATCAGCTAAGAATGGTGTTTGGAAAGTGAAGTTGGTGATTGATACAAGACAACTTGAGGAGATTTTGTCAGAACAGGTGAATACTGAAGCACTGATTGAGAAGATGAGGATAGCTGCAACTGCATATTCTACTAGTAGTCCTACAAAGAGCCGAATCGCGAGCACTTGGAAAGTTGGATGGAAGCCAACAACATTCTTCAATGCATTCTTGGCGCATGTTAACTCTGGAAAATTTACTAAAAGCATTGTTTCTGCAACAGAAGGATCTAATTAA
- the LOC101491782 gene encoding origin of replication complex subunit 1B-like translates to MATTPNKSLQSPSNPNPRSQFSPVTPKTLPTRRSTRLNSILFDSPNTPHLLDASKQSLNQHQTPKRRREFGDSSVPAARSRLDFSRKGQTATRKSAVKVRKAKYSAKLSKTSNRKGELDEIQFAPQSPELSKSRKNKVDGEKTVEPLKKRNGKGESVKVLFAPTSPEQSEIKKRKRKNGVEKTAVTTRGVAKSKVEKIGKVQYYKKVVYDGGEFEVGNDVYVKRREDATSDEEDPEVEDCRLCFSSGEDIMIECDSCLGGFHLKCLKPPLKEVPEGDWICEICEGRKMGKDVDFPKPPAGKKLVRTMRQRLQSSDLWAARIESIWKEADGSYRCRVRWYMIPEETSVGRQPHNLSRELYRTNDFANIEMESVLRHCYVMIPKLYAKATNEGDDVFLCEYEYDIHWHSFKRLADIDDEKENSEESDSDEDWNNNKESDSDTDEDVEYEEENIKIAQSQPLTSHQLAANVHKGRFSGLQKIGTKRIPEHIRCHKQTNLERAKASLLLASLPKSLPCRNKEMDEITTFIKGAISNDQCLGRCLYIHGVPGTGKTMSVLSVMRSLRSEVDAGNIKPYCFVEINGLKLASPENIYKVIYEAFTGHRVGWKEALRLLNERFVEGKKTGEEADRPCILLIDELDLLVTRNQSVLYNILDWPTKPHSKLIVIGIANTMDLPEKLLPRISSRMGIQRLCFAPYNYQQLQEIISSRLNGIDIFEKQAVEFASRKVAAISGDARRALEICRRAAEIADYHTNKLASNPDNVTEGKGLVGMGDVEAAIQEMFQAPHIQVMKNCSRLGKIFLTAMVHELYKTGMGETTFEKLAMTASCLCTSNGEVFPGYDTLLQVGCRLGECRIILCEAGAKHRLQKLQLNFPSDDVAFSLRDCKDLPWLSKYLM, encoded by the exons ATGGCTACTACTCCAAACAAGTCCCTTCAATCTCCCTCTAACCCCAACCCCCGATCACAATTCTCCCCCGTTACTCCTAAAACCTTACCCACTCGCAGATCCACGCGCTTAAATTCCATCCTCTTCGATTCTCCCAATACCCCTCATCTCCTTGATGCATCCAAACAATCCCTAAATCAACACCAAACTCCGAAAAGACGGAGAGAATTCGGAGACAGTTCTGTTCCTGCAGCGAGATCTCGTCTTGATTTCTCACGCAAAGGCCAAACTGCAACACGAAAAAGTGCCGTTAAAGTACGAAAGGCAAAATATTCTGCTAAGTTATCGAAGACGAGTAATCGAAAGGGTGAATTAGATGAAATTCAATTCGCTCCACAATCGCCTGAACTATCGAAAAGTAGGAAGAACAAGGTGGATGGTGAGAAAACGGTTGAACCGTTGAAGAAGAGAAACGGGAAGGGAGAATCAGTTAAGGTTTTGTTTGCTCCGACATCGCCTGAACAATCGGAAAtcaagaagagaaagagaaagaatgGGGTTGAGAAAACGGCTGTTACAACAAGAGGTGTGGCTAAGAGTAAAGTGGAAAAAATTGGGAAGGTGCAGTattataaaaaagttgtttatgATGGCGGTGAGTTTGAAGTTGGTAATGATGTTTATGTGAAGAGGAGAGAAGATGCTACATCTGATGAGGAAGATCCTGAAGTAGAGGATTGTAGGTTGTGTTTTAGTTCTGGGGAGGATATTATGATTGAGTGTGATAGTTGTTTGGGTGGGTTTCATTTGAAATGCTTGAAGCCGCCGTTGAAGGAAGTTCCCGAGGGGGATTGGATATGTGAGATCTGCGAGGGTCGTAAGATGGGTAAAGATGTTGATTTCCCAAAGCCTCCGGCGGGTAAGAAGTTAGTTAGGACAATGCGTCAGAGGCTTCAATCAAGTGATTTGTGGGCTGCTCGTATTGAGAG TATATGGAAAGAAGCGGATGGGAGCTATCGGTGTCGAGTACGGTGGTATATGATTCCAGAAGAGACTTCTGTTGGACGACAACCACATAACTTGAGCAGAGAGCTATATCGGACCAATGACTTTGCAAACATTGAG ATGGAATCTGTCCTCAGACATTGCTATGTCATGATCCCTAAGCTGTATGCCAAAGCTACCAATGAGGGAGATGACGTTTTCTTGTGCGAATATGAATATGACATCCATTGGCACAGTTTCAAACGCTTGGCTGATATTGACGATGAAAAAGAG AATTCTGAAGAGAGTGATAGTGACGAAGACTGGAACAACAACAAGGAATCAGACTCTGATACCGATGAAGATGTTGAATATGAAGAGGAGAATATTAAAATTGCGCAATCTCAACCTCTAACAAGCCATCAGTTAGCTGCT AATGTGCACAAGGGACGGTTCTCTGGACTTCAGAAGATAGGCACAAAAAGAATTCCAGAGCATATAAGGTGTCACAAACAGACTAATCTTGAAAGAGCAAAGGCTTCACTGTTGTTAGCATCACTGCCTAAATCCTTACCTTGTAGAAATAA AGAAATGGATGAGATAACTACATTCATTAAAGGTGCTATTTCTAACGATCAATGTCTGGGGCGTTGCCTCTATATTCATGGTGTTCCAGGAACTGGCAAG ACAATGAGTGTACTCTCAGTAATGAGGAGTTTGAGGTCAGAAGTTGATGCAGGAAACATTAAACCATACTGCTTTGTAGAGATTAATGGTCTGAAATTGGCTTCACCAGAGAATATTTATAAG GTCATATATGAGGCATTTACTGGACACAGGGTCGGATGGAAAGAGGCACTCCGTTTGCTAAATGAAAGGTTTGTAGAAGGGAAGAAAACTGGAGAAGAGGCTGACCGGCCGTGTATTTTGCTCATTGATGAACTTGATCTTCTTGTAACCAGAAACCAGTCG GTTCTGTACAATATCCTTGACTGGCCTACCAAGCCACATTCCAAGCTAATTGTGATAG GGATAGCAAATACAATGGATCTTCCAGAGAAGTTACTTCCTCGTATATCAAGCCGGATGGGCATCCAGAGGCTCTGCTTTGCCCCATATAATTATCAGCAGCTTCAAGAAATCATTTCGAGTCGCCTCAATGGAATTGATATATTTGAAAAGCAAGCTGTAGAATTTGCTTCAAGAA AGGTTGCAGCTATCTCGGGAGATGCACGTCGTGCTTTGGAAATATGCAGACGTGCAGCTGAAATTGCAGATTATCATACGAATAAGCTAGCTTCAAATCCAGATAATGTTACCGAAG GAAAAGGACTTGTTGGCATGGGAGACGTTGAGGCAGCCATTCAAGAAATGTTCCAAGCACCTCATATTCAA gTGATGAAAAACTGTTCAAGACTAGGCAAAATTTTCCTGACAGCTATGGTGCACGAGCTTTACAAAACAGGAATGGGGGAAACCACTTTTGAAAAG TTGGCAATGACCGCATCATGTCTCTGTACCAGCAATGGAGAAGTGTTTCCTGGATATGATACCCTCCTGCAAGTTGG CTGTAGGCTAGGTGAATGCAGGATCATTTTGTGTGAAGCTGGTGCGAAGCACAGGTTGCAAAAATTGCAGCTCAATTTCCCAAG TGATGATGTAGCCTTTTCGCTGAGAGACTGCAAAGATCTACCTTGgttgtcaaaatatttaatgtag
- the LOC101492667 gene encoding 1-acyl-sn-glycerol-3-phosphate acyltransferase 3-like, translated as MALPATFVILPLGTLFILSGLIVNVIQVVIFVLFRPISRYYYRKINKVLTEILWLELIWLVDWWAGVKIELYTDSETFELLGRENALLICNHRSDIDWLIGWTLAQRSGCLGSTVAIMKKEVKYLPVLGWSMWFADFLFLERNWAKDEVTLKTGFKQQVQNPVPFWMALFVEGTRFTQSKLLAAQDFAISRGMPVPKNVLVPRTKGFVTAVTQTRTFIPVIYDCTFIVSKTEPSPTMTRIFRGIPCTVKVQVKRHSMAELPETADGIAQWCKDTFIAKDALLEKYNTTDIFSELELQEVPRPKISILVVVSWSCLLGYLLYKFFKWSSLLSTWQGILFTVLFLVIVAVVMETLIHSSQSEHSKPTNLPIQDPIKQQLLQT; from the exons ATGGCGCTTCCAGCTACATTTGTTATTCTTCCTTTAGGCACTCTTTTCATTCTTTCAGGCCTCATTGTTAATGTAATTCAG gttgtcatttttgtcctttttcGTCCAATATCAAGATACTATTacagaaaaataaacaaagtgCTCACAGAAATACTATGGTTGGAGCTCATATGGCTAGTTGATTGGTGGGCAGGTGTTAAG ATTGAACTATACACAGATTCAGAAACTTTTGAATTATTAG GTAGAGAAAATGCACTTCTAATCTGCAACCACAGGAGTGATATTGATTGGCTTATTGGGTGGACCTTAGCTCAG CGCTCGGGTTGCCTTGGTAGCACTGTCGCCATTATGAAGAAAGAAGTCAAATACCTTCCt GTTTTAGGTTGGTCAATGTGGTTTgctgattttttatttctagAAAGAAATTGGGCTAAAGATGAAGTAACACTGAAG ACAGGTTTTAAGCAGCAAGTACAAAACCCAGTGCCTTTTTGGATGGCTCTTTTTGTGGAAGGAACTCGCTTTACACAATCAAAACTTTTAGCAGCTCAAGATTTTGCTATTTCAAGAGGGATGCCTGTACCTAAAAATGTTTTGGTTCCCAGAACTAAG GGTTTTGTCACAGCTGTAACACAGACACGAACATTCATTCCAGTCATTTATGATTGCACATTTATAGTTTCAAAGACGGAGCCTTCACCTACAATGACGAGAATATTTAGAGGCATTCCTTGTACT GTGAAGGTTCAAGTTAAGCGACACAGTATGGCGGAACTTCCAGAAACAGCTGATGGCATTGCACAGTGGTGTAAAGACACTTTTATTGCCAAG GATGCTTTACTGGAGAAATATAATACTACCGACATATTCAGTGAACTCGAACTTCAAGAAGTTCCTCGACCTAAAATATCTATACTG GTTGTGGTTTCTTGGTCTTGTCTCCTTGGCTATCTTCTTTATAAATTCTTCAAGTGGTCTTCACTCCTCTCCACGTGGCAAGGCATCTTGTTTACAGTGCTTTTCCTGGTCATTGTGGCAGTTGTTATGGAAACACTCATTCATTCATCTCAATCAGAACATTCTAAACCCACCAATTTACCTATACAAGACCCCATCAAGCAGCAGCTTCTTCAGACATGA
- the LOC101491466 gene encoding RNA polymerase II transcriptional coactivator KELP, which produces MEDAETKGRIEETVTKILQESNMDEVTESKVRKQASNELGINLSQPHFKSFVKQIIEAFIQQKQQQQEEEEEEKEKEKEKQHHKQEGGVSNDSKLYDDSGDLVICELGKKRKVTIQEFRGKTFVSIREFYTKDGKELPSSKGISLTEEQWSAFKKNVPAIEKAIQKMESHV; this is translated from the exons ATGGAAGATGCCGAAACGAAAGGAAGAATCGAGGAAACTGTTACGAAGATCTTACAAGAATCAAACATGGACGAGGTTACAGAATCCAAGGTTCGAAAGCAAGCCTCCAACGAACTTGGCATCAACCTATCTCAGCCCCATTTCAAATCCTTCGTGAAACAAATCATTGAAGCTTTTATTCAACAGAAGCAACAAcagcaagaggaagaagaagaagaaaaagaaaaagaaaaagaaaaacaacatcaCAAACAAGAGGGAGGTGTTTCCAACGACAGTAAGTTGTACGATGATTCTGGCGATCTTGTCATTTGCGAG CTTGGAAAAAAGAGAAAGGTGACTATTCAGGAGTTCAGAGGGAAAACATTTGTCTCCATTCGTGAGTTTTATACGAAGGATGGCAAGGAACTTCCTTCTTCTAAAG GAATAAGTTTGACTGAGGAGCAGTGGTCAGCCTTTAAGAAAAATGTGCCTGCCATAGAAAAAGCCATTCAGAAAATGGAGTCACACGTATAA